CAAAGCAGAACTCTGCTTAGGATGCATATGGACTTTCCTTATCCTTTTCCAAGCATCAGAAAACACAAGGAAATCTTCCTTTTCAAGATTACCTAGAAACTCCCTTAGAAACTCCAACTTGAGACTAGCTACCTATTAGGCACTTCAAAGTTGTTGCTACTTTAGCGATCTCCATGCTCtcttagaatatcagattctgaGATCATTGCTGAATCTCAGCTTCTCTACACAGAAATTTGGGATTCAGAAAGTAACATCCCTGAATTCCTCTCATACCATGTGCAAACAACATGTTTCCCTTCTTCTACAGGCTTCTTCTACAAATTGCCATTACTGCTTCTGGTTACTGGGGGAGATGAGAATGGGGTAGAGAGATTAGGGGTGGGGATAGGGGTGGGGGAAATTAGAAGGGATGAAATTCTCATAttcttcctcatccataaaactcAAGAAGAATCTCAAGGGGAAAGATAGTGCTGAAGATCATAACAGGGCCAGATTGTTTTTTGCTTAAGCCACCGGGTCTTCTTAACCAATTATTAAAAGTTCCATAtgtcctgtttgtttttttttattcaaatgtcAATGTTCTATAATTCCTCAAATTGACTAAGAAACTTCTTCCATTTGGTCAGTGATTAACAATAGCCCACAACCAGCAGCCCTCTTtggagtggccagaaactggaaactgagtggatgcccatcaattggagaatggctgaataaattgtggtatatgaatattatggaatattattgttctgtaagaaatgacaagcaggatggtttcagaaagtcctggagagacttacatgaactgatgctgagtgaaatgagcaggaccaggagatcattgtacacagtaacaacaagattatacaataatcaattctgatggacatggctcttcaataatgagatgattcaaactagttccatttgtgcagtgaggaagagagccatctatacccagagagagaaccataggAACAGAATTGTGttccacaacacagcattctcactctctctgttgtttgcttgcattttgttttctttctcagtttttctttttcttccttcttgatctgctttttcttgtgcaacaagataactgtataaagatgtgtgtgtatacatatatatctatctatatctatatctatatctatatctatatctatatatatatatatatatagagagagagagagaggatctaatatgtatttcaacatatttaacatgtattggagtatctgccagctaggggaggaggtgggggggaaggaagggaaaatttggaacaaaaggttatgcaagagtcaatgttggaaaaattactcatgcatatgctttgtaaataaaaagctttaataaaagaaaaaaaaaaaacaatagcccACAACCTatgttttttcagtttatttaggAAAAGTTTTCAGTCTGATCAAGGACTGTTTCCAGATAACTAAAGAGAAAACATTCTCTCCTATAACAGAAACTACTATCAGCCAAATGAATACCATGAATCAGAattgctttgtttgttttgttttacttacatATTCACATAGCAGAACACACAGAGGCTAGGATAAGTGACATTATTAGTGGCACAAAGTAGATGGATCTTTAAGGAGCAAAACCGAAATCTTTTCTTTCGTCTTGACTGGAAAATATCACATGTATattcctttaagaaaaataaaaatgtcaaatttcAACTCTcataaaagtttttattatttaaaaaaaattcatctcaaTCAttaggcattttctttttttttattaattttataattataacattttttttttacagtacaaatgtataggtaattttttacaacattatcccttgtactcccttctgttctgaattcttcccctccttccctccaccccttcccctagatggcaggcattcccatacatattaaatatgttatagtatatcctaagtataACATATATGCACAGAACTgaatttggttgttgttgttgcaaaggaagaattggattcggaaggaaaaaataacctggggagaaaaacaaaaaatacaaacagtttacactcatttcccagtgtttcttctct
The DNA window shown above is from Sminthopsis crassicaudata isolate SCR6 chromosome 2, ASM4859323v1, whole genome shotgun sequence and carries:
- the LOC141557053 gene encoding ovomucoid-like, producing MALMATDYKQGKTSDFYEFHIDKEEYTCDIFQSRRKKRFRFCSLKIHLLCATNNVTYPSLCVFCYVNIESQGSIQLKTIGKC